In one window of Palaemon carinicauda isolate YSFRI2023 chromosome 2, ASM3689809v2, whole genome shotgun sequence DNA:
- the LOC137615329 gene encoding SCAN domain-containing protein 3-like — protein sequence MRYRYGLISEERQYDESYIQYGFTAINKQKEKGLKRARFDRSRHFRQQNEAGLRASYMVSLRIAQEKKPHNIAEKLIVPCCKDIIRLVLLVVMLSRRSHQYLSQMILFIDE from the exons ATGAG ATATCGTTATGGCCTCATCAGCGAAGAACGGCAGTATGATGAAAGCTACATTCAGTATGGATTCACTGCTATCAACAAA CAAAAGGAAAAGGGATTGAAGCGAGCACGCTTCGATCGTTCGAGACATTTCAGGCAACAAAATGAAGCTGGTTTGCGTGCATCCTACATGGTATCACTGAGAATTGCACAAGAAAAGAAACCTCACAACATTGCAGAAAAGTTGATAGTTCCTTGCTGCAAAGATATAATACGTTTGGTGTTATTGGTTGTGATGCTGAGCAGAAGGTCACATCAGTACCTCTCTCAAATGATACTGTTCATCGACGAATAG
- the LOC137615335 gene encoding zinc finger BED domain-containing protein 5-like, whose translation MSEDVKQQVIAELKEASLGKFAIQLDESTDVAACAQLLVFLRYVTGQDFKEEFLFCHTLNTTTRGEDIFNEVSLFFEKEGLSWNNVCACTTDGAPAMLGHRSGFRGRVNQVNPETKHLHCMLHRYALASKTLPPDLKLVLDDVVHMVNAIKSSALNTRLFSLLCQEFGSDEEVLLLHTEVRWLSRGNVVSRVESLKEELTEFFKCDNKAKSLEFTKKLSDSQWLQKLAYLSDIFLRLNSFNLSLQGRFATVSDFMDKLRSLTMKLELWEGKVKDGNLSMFEHLGEALDKSQNTGKQDVMQLVQSHLASLRMELQSYFPELSELESKFIRNPFIVNVHLLPDNMQEEFLELVNDSVAKDAFETLSLTKFWAKMSEIYPFVSKVVLNSLLMFLSTYLCEQGFSTLLNMKTKHRSRLNVEHDLRLCLSNTAPRIEKLVCNRQAQPSH comes from the coding sequence ATGTCTGAGGATGTCAAACAACAAGTAATTGCTGAATTAAAGGAAGCCTCTTTAGGAAAATTTGCAATCCAGCTTGACGAGTCGACTGACGTGGCTGCTTGTGCACAACTCCTAGTGTTTTTGCGATACGTCACTGGTCAAGATTTCAAGGAAGAGTTTTTGTTCTGTCATACCTTGAATACGACTACTAGAGGTGAAGACATTTTCAATGAAGTCTCATTGTTTTTTGAGAAAGAAGGACTGTCTTGGAATAATGTATGTGCATGCACAACTGACGGAGCACCAGCAATGCTTGGTCATCGATCAGGATTTCGAGGAAGAGTGAATCAGGTGAATCCTGAAACCAAGCATCTTCATTGCATGCTTCATAGATATGCCCTGGCATCCAAAACTCTCCCACCTGATTTAAAATTAGTCCTGGATGATGTTGTGCACATGGTAAATGCCATCAAGTCAAGCGCCCTAAATACAAGACTGTTTTCCCTTCTGTGCCAAGAGtttggaagtgatgaagaagtgtTGCTCCTTCACACTGAGGTTCGCTGGCTGTCGAGGGGGAATGTGGTATCAAGAGTAGAATCACTAAAGGAGGAgctcactgaattcttcaaatgtGACAACAAGGCAAAGTCACTTGAGTTCACCAAGAAATTGTCAGACAGCCAGTGGCTTCAGAAGCTGGCCTACCTGAGTGACATATTCTTACGCCTCAACTCATTTAACTTATCCCTCCAAGGCCGTTTTGCCACAGTGAGTGATTTCATGGATAAACTTAGGTCACTGACCATGAAGCTGGAGCTTTGGGAAGGGAAGGTCAAAGATGGAAATCTTAGCATGTTTGAACACCTTGGTGAGGCACTTGATAAAAGTCAAAACACTGGAAAACAAGATGTGATGCAACTTGTGCAATCACATCTAGCTTCTCTGCGGATGGAGCTGCAGTCTTACTTCCCCGAATTGAGTGAATTGGAATCAAAATTTATTAGAAACCCTTTCATTGTGAATGTGCACCTTCTCCCAGATAACATGCAAGAGGAGTTCTTAGAGTTGGTGAACGACTCTGTTGCAAAAGATGCATTTGAAACACTTTCCCTAACCAAGTTCTGGGCTAAAATGAGTGAGATTTACCCTTTTGTATCTAAAGTAGTTCTGAACTCTTTGTTGATGTTCCTTAGTACTTAtctgtgtgagcaaggattttcaacGCTGTTGAACATGAAAACCAAACATCGATCACGGCTTAATGTGGAACATGACCTACGATTGTGCCTGTCTAATACTGCTCCTCGAATTGAGAAACTTGTTTGTAACAGACAGGCACAGCCTTCACACTGA